In the Vicia villosa cultivar HV-30 ecotype Madison, WI unplaced genomic scaffold, Vvil1.0 ctg.000030F_1_1, whole genome shotgun sequence genome, CTTCGTCTTCTCTCTCTttcaagtttgattttgatttagaTTTCAAAGTTTCAGGGTGGATTTTGATTTAGATCTTGACACTGTTTTATCTTGCAGAATCTACTGTATGTGAGAAATGTTGAGACACCAATTGTTTTGGCAGAGAAAGAGTGTTTGTGCCGATTACGAAGCCTTATGTATCATTTATTGGTAGAAGAAATCTAACTGCAGGTCCTGTAATTACTTGGAAGAGTAAATCTTCGGACAGAGGCCCAAATGGTAGACATTGGGAACCTACGGTTCAGCCGTTTGAGTCAGGTTTTTTGTGTGCAACTGGTGTCACTTTTAAGGTAAGGACACAATTTTTGCCATGCTTATAAACTGTGTTAATCGTTAGTGGTTGCAATTACGGTTACACTGCAATCCTTCATTTGATGATCTATGTGTGATGGTTGCAGAATACGGCGATTGCATCGGCAAGTGGAAAAGGAATGCAGGCAGTGGCACTAAGAGTAGACAGTGATTATGCAATGTTCCATAGAGTTAATCTTAGAGGAACACAAGACACTACTATAGACAACACGGGAACTCACTATTTATACCAGTGTCTCTTCGAAGGAAAAGTTGATTTCATCTTTGGCAGTGCAATTTCACTCTCCTGTTTTCTTCTTACAGCCAGCTGAGAAATAGCCACAATGGTTGTTGTGAAATTTCCTTATATCAAAATCAGCTTCTCCGACGGTAAAACAATGAATCTTCTTATTCTAATTTATGATGATGCATTAGATTCCAACAATTGGTTCTCAAGTTTTAGTATTTCATTTTTGTTAGATGTTGTATACTGATTTTGCGCCGCTTGGAAGTGCAAATAGAAAGTTTTATGTGGATTCAACATTGATGCATCGCGCCTTACCAGATAACCTTCTCTATGAAACGGCAACATGGTATTATGGTTATGGGGGATCAGCAGTATTACTTGATGTTTTAGCCTCACTGTGAGATGTAGTTTTTATATACCATTGCCACTAAAATGATTATAATGTATTCTTTTACCACTACATTTATGCATCTTTCCATATTATGCTATGATGTATTCAAGACCCTGTTTTGGTTTTTGTTACCAACTTTTTGTATTTGACATATTTATGCATCTTTCCATAAGTTACACTATGATATCGACTGATATGATGTAGTGCTGGTAGCAGTTTAGGATTGTTGTAATCCATGGATTTGGCCAAGTTCTGCATCTTTGTACCAGCTCATCTCCGCCAGATTAGTCAAGAATGGAAAGTTTCAGTGTTACTAATGTCATTTGTATCGAAATGTTTTGTTATTGTAGGCTGCTACGTTAAGGAGATTGAGCGATGTGAAAAGTCAAAAATCTGATACCAATGATTCAGATGAGAATACTGTAGTTTCTTCTCCTCAGAGTTGTTTGGAGACGGAGAAATCAAAGTTATCTGGTCTTGGCATTACAATTCATGAGAAGAAGTGGACTGATGGGAGTGTTCCTCTGGATGCAGTGCCATCCAAACTTTCTAGACTTGCAAAGGTGAGAATTTTGTAAAGTTACCATTGATTTCCATGCTTTGATTTTGTAATGTTGAATTAGATACAAGGTATGAATAAGAAAATATAGTGTGACGAACCATTTTAAAAATGTAATGTGAATAAACTCTCCTAACGTAAAAACAACTACACAGTAAGTTTTATGCATAATACAAACTAAGATGTGGTATGTTTATGATGATATCTCCTTTATAACTTTTATGGCCTGGAATGAAGTGTAGCTTTCTAATATGTCTAATGGAATctatatttttattcttatacATTGATCAAATTAAAAATGGATGTACTAATAAGAAGAATCTTCAAAAGATTTGAATGATGAATGCCGCAATGATTGTCGATGTTAATGTCGGGATATATTTATTGAATGCTTAGTATGATGATGGATTATCGGTTAAAGCTATTATCCTTAGTTTTTTTTCTATTTGGTTATGATTACAGAATGTTAGTAATGTCAATTATTCTGAACCGAATATGCACTGAGCTGAAGTTACGGTTTATACCGATGGTTGTGGCTTTTGATATCATATGTTTTGGATGCAGGGCTGATTGTAATGGCTTTTTTCTGTCAATGCAGGTGCAGGGGAGACATTACTTCTGAAGCTATAATGATTGGAATAGAACTTCAAGCTTGGCACGGATTGAAAATTTGCGAGATTTATGTGGCTTCTCTGCTGCCGGCTCTTGGACAAATTGTGTGATGTAAGTTGCAGAATTGGTTCTCTTTTGCTGTGTGATTATTTGGTGAACTGAATTTGATTTGTCAATGTACGTACGAGGTTGCAGCTTTCTTGGTGACGACAGTTTTGACTTATTGTGAAGGAATGTGAGTTGGATACCAAGGCAAACCACACTGATGCACAACCACCAGGTTACCAAACTTAATACAATAGCCACCAAAAGGAAT is a window encoding:
- the LOC131622503 gene encoding pectinesterase QRT1-like, whose translation is MDSGGKSAVSQNCFSFIGLLISSSSLSFKERVFVPITKPYVSFIGRRNLTAGPVITWKSKSSDRGPNGRHWEPTVQPFESGFLCATGVTFKNTAIASASGKGMQAVALRVDSDYAMFHRVNLRGTQDTTIDNTGTHYLYQCLFEGKVDFIFGSAISLSCFLLTAS